A part of Cottoperca gobio chromosome 4, fCotGob3.1, whole genome shotgun sequence genomic DNA contains:
- the dtymk gene encoding thymidylate kinase, producing the protein MACKRGALIVMEGVDKAGKTTQCKKLVEALQQSGRPAEMIRFPDRTTTIGQLISAYLEKKSDLEDHTVHLLFSANRWELVPLMKKKLEQGTTLVVDRYAFSGVAFTSAKPGFCLDWCMKPDVGLPKPDIVMFLRLSPAEAALRSQFGEERYETSVFQSAVQQNFEQLIKDPSVNWQAIDASQSVEDVHENITTHSLNTINTSQNLQLGELWK; encoded by the exons ATGGCGTGTAAAAGAGGAGCGCTCATTGTGATGGAGGGAGTGGACAAGGCCGGGAAAACTACGCAGTGCAAGAAACTGGTTGAGGCGCTGCAACAGAGCGGCCGACCCGCAGAGATGATTAGATTCCCCG ACAGGACCACGACAATTGGACAGCTGATAAGCGCTTACCTGGAGAAGAAAAGTGATTTGGAGGACCACACGGTGCACCTGCTGTTCTCTGCAAACCGCTGGGAACTGGT GCCTTTAatgaagaagaagctggagCAAGGCACCACTCTGGTCGTAGATAGGTACGCGTTCTCGGGAGTTGCTTTCACCAGTGCAAAGCCG GGTTTCTGTCTGGACTGGTGTATGAAACCTGACGTGGGACTGCCAAAGCCGGACATCGTTATGTTCCTACGGCTCAGTCCGGCCGAGGCTGCTCTCAGAAGTCAGTTTGGAGAAGAGAGATATGAGACCAGTGTTTTCCAAAGCGCGGTCCAACAGAACTTTGAACAGCTGATTAAGGATCCGTCCGTCAACTGGCAG GCAATTGATGCTTCTCAGAGCGTTGAGGACGTGCACGAGAACATCACAACCCACAGTCTAAATACCATCAACACAAGTCAAAACCTGCAACTTGGAGAGCTGTGGAAGTGA